In one Oncorhynchus gorbuscha isolate QuinsamMale2020 ecotype Even-year unplaced genomic scaffold, OgorEven_v1.0 Un_scaffold_11355, whole genome shotgun sequence genomic region, the following are encoded:
- the LOC124030417 gene encoding V-type proton ATPase subunit H-like: MCYMFSLLRILTRLLEVSDDPQVIAVAAHDVGEYVRHYPRGKRVIEQLGGKQLVMNHMHHDDQLVRYNALLAVQKLMVHNWY; this comes from the exons atgtgttatatgTTCTCCCTCCTCAGGATCCTTACTCGGCTGTTGGAGGTATCTGATGACCCTCAGGTTATTGCTGTAGCTGCTCATGATGTTGGAGAATATGTCAGACACTACCCTCGGGGGAAACG GGTGATAGAGCAGCTTGGAGGTAAACAGCTGGTGATGAACCACATGCACCATGACGATCAGCTGGTCCGCTACAACGCCCTGCTGGCCGTGCAGAAACTCATGGTCCACAACTGGTAC